From Camelina sativa cultivar DH55 chromosome 20, Cs, whole genome shotgun sequence, the proteins below share one genomic window:
- the LOC104770824 gene encoding histone-lysine N-methyltransferase ATXR6 → MVAVRRRRTQASNPRSEPPQADDFDSDSDSDSDWDTVCEECNSGKQPAKLLLCDKCDKGFHLFCLRPILVSVPKGSWFCPSCSKHQIPRSFPLVQTKIIDFFRIKRSTDSSQFSTSSDSVGKKRKKTSLVMSKKKRKLLPYIPTNDSQRRLEQMASLATALRASNTRFSNELTYVSDKAPRSANQAAFEKQGMQVLSKDGVETLALCKSMMDRGECPPLMVVFDPYEGFAVEADRFIKDWTIITEYVGDVDYLSNREDDYDGDSMMTLLHASDPTQCLVICPDKRSNIARFISGINNHSPEGRKKQNLKCVRFNINGEARVLLVANRDISKGERLYYDYNGYEHEYPTEHFV, encoded by the exons ATGGTGGCagtgaggagaagaagaacccaGGCGTCAAACCCTAGATCCGAACCTCCTCAGGCGGATGATTTCGATTccgattcagattcagattcagattggGATACGGTCTGCGAAGAATGCAACTCCGGGAAACAACCTGCGAAGCTTCTTCTCTGCGACAAATGCGATAAAGGGTTTCATCTCTTTTGTCTCAGACCAATCCTCGTTTCAGTTCCCAAAGGCTCCTGGTTCTGCCCTTCTTGTTCCAAACACCAGATCCCCAgat CTTTCCCTCTTGTCCAGACtaaaattatagattttttcCGGATTAAGAGGTCTACAGATTCATCTCAATTCTCAACTTCTTCAG ATAGTGTTGGGAAGAAACGGAAAAAGACTAGCTTGGtgatgtcaaagaagaagagaaagcttcTTCCTTACATTCCTACCAATGATTCTCAAAGGAGGCTCGAGCAAATGGCGTCTCTCGCTACTGCGTTGAGAGCCTCCAACACCAGGTTTAGCAATGAGCTTACTTATGTATCTGACAAGGCTCCAAGATCTGCTAACCAAGCTGCTTTTGAGAAACAAGGCATGCAG GTTCTATCTAAAGATGGTGTAGAGACCTTAGCCTTGTGCAAGAGTATGATGGACCGTGGTGAATGCCCGCCTCTTATGGTCGTCTTTGATCCTTATGAAGG GTTTGCGGTAGAAGCGGACAGGTTTATAAAAGACTGGACCATAATCACAGAGTATGTTGGAGATGTTGATTATCTGAGCAACAGAGAAGATGACTATGATGGTGACAGCATGATGACTCTACTTCATGCCTCTGATCCTACTCAATGTCTCGTTATTTGCCCTGACAAACGTAGTAACATCGCACGGTTCATCAGCGGCATCAACAATCACTCACC AGAAGGGAGGAAGAAGCAGAACCTGAAGTGTGTGAGGTTCAACATCAACGGAGAAGCTAGGGTTCTACTTGTAGCTAACAGAGACATATCCAAAGGAGAGAGATTATATTATGATTACAACGGATATGAACATGAGTATCCAACTGAACATTTTGTATAA
- the LOC104770825 gene encoding protein FAM32A-like, with amino-acid sequence MSAYDNVIGGKLKLKGKALDVKAGGVKKKKKKHKKQEEQALKITDDLIEGESTEALGNLIEGEEEGEEAGRIEDVNLQHDDDELLTPAERRYIEQKQRLDVQKLAKEANKSHRNRIEDFNQYLANMSEHYDIPKVGPG; translated from the exons ATGTCAGCATACGACAATGTTATTGGTGGGAAGCTGAAGTTAAAAGGGAAGGCTTTGGATGTGAAAGCCGGtggagtaaagaagaagaagaagaagcataagaAACAGGAAGAACAAGCTCTTAAAATTACTGATGATCTCATAGAAG GAGAAAGCACAGAAGCACTGGGTAATTtgattgaaggagaagaagaaggtgaagaagcgGGCAGGATTGAGGATGTGAACTTGCAGCACGATGATGATGAACTCTTAACGCCTGCAGAAAGAAGGTACATAGAGCAGAAACAGAGATTGGATGTGCAGAAGCTAGCTAAGGAAGCCAACAAGTCTCACCGTAACAGGATTGAGGATTTCAATCAGTATCTGGCTAACATGAGTGAGCACTACGATATCCCCAAAGTCGGACCTGGTTAA
- the LOC104770826 gene encoding glutamyl-tRNA reductase 2, chloroplastic-like — protein sequence MREKLAIPEAEWPRAIAELCGLNHIEEAAVLSTCNRIEIYVLALSQQRGVKEVTEWMSKTSGIPVSEICQHRFLLYNKDVTQHIFEVSAGLDSLVLGEGLRLAQVNQVVKIGCSCTNGIPITTIN from the exons ATGCGTGAGAAGCTTGCTATTCCTGAAGCTGAATGGCCACGAGCTATCGCTGAGTTATGCGGTTTGAATCATATCGAAGAAGCTGCTGTTCTCAGTACTTGCAACCGCATAGAGATTTATGTCTTGGCTCTCTCTCAGCAGCGTGGTGTCAAAGAAGTTACTGAGTGGATGTCTAAG ACGAGTGGGATCCCAGTTTCGGAGATCTGTCAGCACCGTTTTCTATTGTATAACAAGGACGTCACACAACATATATTCGAAGTCTCAGCTGGTTTGGACTCTCTTGTACTAGGAGAAGGTCTGAGACTTGCACAGGTTAACCAAGTTGTTAAAATAGGTTGCTCTTGCACAAATGGAATACCAATTACCACGATTAACTAG
- the LOC104770827 gene encoding uncharacterized protein LOC104770827 isoform X2 — MESNLKTYLVSSTDSTEFTRLKWCFTRSTIIALDAEWKPQHSSSSSFPTVTLLQVACRLSQATNDDNDDRVSDVFLIDLTSINLPSVWELLNDMFVSPDVLKLGFRFKQDLVYLSSTFIQHGCEGGFQEVKQYLDITSIYNHLQHKRFGRKPPKDIKSLAAICKEMLDISLSKELQCSDWSHRPLTEEQKLYAATDAHCLLQLFDVFKAHLLEGIKAPDPGEINVGLKELLTGSESTSKIVTLKLCKAADVIRSMSENGQNITNGMVSRKTTLNTMPMDESLLKIVRKYGERILLKESDLLPKKLKKKTRRRVPSSTVNTNKQLVCSAEWQGPPPWDPSLGGDGCPKFLLDVMVEGLAKHLRCVGIDAAIPHSKKPDSRELLDQAFKENRILLTRDTKLLRHQDMAKHQIYRVKSLLKNEQLLEG; from the exons ATGGAAAGCAATCTAAAGACCTATCTAGTTTCGTCCACCGACTCGACCGAGTTCACTCGCCTGAAATGGTGTTTCACTCGTTCTACGATCATCGCCTTAGACGCCGAGTGGAAGCCACAACATTCCAGCTCCTCTTCGTTTCCTACAGTAACTCTTCTCCAAGTCGCGTGCCGACTCAGTCAAGCCAcgaatgatgataatgatgatcgTGTCTCCGATGTGTTTCTCATTGATTTGACTTCGATTAATCTCCCGTCGGTGTGGGAGCTGTTGAATGACATGTTTGTTTCTCCGGATGtgttgaaattagggtttcggtTTAAACAAGATTTGGTTTACTTGTCTTCGACATTTATACAACATGGATGTGAAGGTGGATTCCAAGAG GTGAAACAGTACTTGGATATCACAAGCATATACAATCATCTGCAGCATAAGCGGTTTGGGAGAAAGCCCCCAAAGGATATTAAGAGCTTGGCAGCTATATGCAAGGAAATGCTGgacatctctctctcaaag GAACTTCAATGTAGTGATTGGTCACATCGTCCTCTTACAGAAGAACAGAAACTATATGCTGCCACAGATGCTCACTGCTTGCTCCAACTATTCGATGTATTCAAGGCACATCTTCTTGAAGGAATCAAAGCGCCAGATCCTGGAGAGATAAATGTTGGCTTAAAAGAACTTCTGACTGGATCGGAATCTACCAGTAAGATTGTCACGCTCAAACTTTGCAAGGCTGCAGATGTAATCAGATCAATGTCAGAAAATGGTCAAAACATTACCAATGGAATGGTTTCTAGAAAAACAACTCTAAACACGATGCCGATGGACGAGAGTCTGTTGAAGATTGTCAGGAAGTATGGAGAAAGGATCCTGTTGAAGGAGTCTGATCTTCTACCGAAGAAactcaagaagaaaacaagaagacgTGTCCCCTCAAGCACTGTGAACACAAATAAGCAGTTGGTCTGTTCTGCGGAATGGCAAGGTCCACCGCCATGGGACCCATCTTTAGGCGGTGATGGCTGCCCTAAATTTCTTTTGGATGTGATG GTTGAAGGTTTGGCGAAACATCTACGTTGTGTGGGTATTGATGCTGCAATTCCACACTCAAAAAAGCCAGATTCAAG GGAGTTGCTTGATCAAGCATTTAAAGAGAACAGAATTCTATTGACAAGAGATACAAAATTGCTGAGACACCAGGATATGGCAAAACATCAGATATATCGAGTAAAGAGTCTTCTTAAAAATGAGCAGCTACTTGAG GGTTAA
- the LOC104770827 gene encoding uncharacterized protein LOC104770827 isoform X1 produces the protein MESNLKTYLVSSTDSTEFTRLKWCFTRSTIIALDAEWKPQHSSSSSFPTVTLLQVACRLSQATNDDNDDRVSDVFLIDLTSINLPSVWELLNDMFVSPDVLKLGFRFKQDLVYLSSTFIQHGCEGGFQEVKQYLDITSIYNHLQHKRFGRKPPKDIKSLAAICKEMLDISLSKELQCSDWSHRPLTEEQKLYAATDAHCLLQLFDVFKAHLLEGIKAPDPGEINVGLKELLTGSESTSKIVTLKLCKAADVIRSMSENGQNITNGMVSRKTTLNTMPMDESLLKIVRKYGERILLKESDLLPKKLKKKTRRRVPSSTVNTNKQLVCSAEWQGPPPWDPSLGGDGCPKFLLDVMVEGLAKHLRCVGIDAAIPHSKKPDSRELLDQAFKENRILLTRDTKLLRHQDMAKHQIYRVKSLLKNEQLLEVIETFQLKISGDQLMSRCTKCNGKFIQKPLSIEEAIEAAKGFQRIPNCLFNKNLEFWQCMNCHQLYWEGTQYHNAVQKFMEVCKLSE, from the exons ATGGAAAGCAATCTAAAGACCTATCTAGTTTCGTCCACCGACTCGACCGAGTTCACTCGCCTGAAATGGTGTTTCACTCGTTCTACGATCATCGCCTTAGACGCCGAGTGGAAGCCACAACATTCCAGCTCCTCTTCGTTTCCTACAGTAACTCTTCTCCAAGTCGCGTGCCGACTCAGTCAAGCCAcgaatgatgataatgatgatcgTGTCTCCGATGTGTTTCTCATTGATTTGACTTCGATTAATCTCCCGTCGGTGTGGGAGCTGTTGAATGACATGTTTGTTTCTCCGGATGtgttgaaattagggtttcggtTTAAACAAGATTTGGTTTACTTGTCTTCGACATTTATACAACATGGATGTGAAGGTGGATTCCAAGAG GTGAAACAGTACTTGGATATCACAAGCATATACAATCATCTGCAGCATAAGCGGTTTGGGAGAAAGCCCCCAAAGGATATTAAGAGCTTGGCAGCTATATGCAAGGAAATGCTGgacatctctctctcaaag GAACTTCAATGTAGTGATTGGTCACATCGTCCTCTTACAGAAGAACAGAAACTATATGCTGCCACAGATGCTCACTGCTTGCTCCAACTATTCGATGTATTCAAGGCACATCTTCTTGAAGGAATCAAAGCGCCAGATCCTGGAGAGATAAATGTTGGCTTAAAAGAACTTCTGACTGGATCGGAATCTACCAGTAAGATTGTCACGCTCAAACTTTGCAAGGCTGCAGATGTAATCAGATCAATGTCAGAAAATGGTCAAAACATTACCAATGGAATGGTTTCTAGAAAAACAACTCTAAACACGATGCCGATGGACGAGAGTCTGTTGAAGATTGTCAGGAAGTATGGAGAAAGGATCCTGTTGAAGGAGTCTGATCTTCTACCGAAGAAactcaagaagaaaacaagaagacgTGTCCCCTCAAGCACTGTGAACACAAATAAGCAGTTGGTCTGTTCTGCGGAATGGCAAGGTCCACCGCCATGGGACCCATCTTTAGGCGGTGATGGCTGCCCTAAATTTCTTTTGGATGTGATG GTTGAAGGTTTGGCGAAACATCTACGTTGTGTGGGTATTGATGCTGCAATTCCACACTCAAAAAAGCCAGATTCAAG GGAGTTGCTTGATCAAGCATTTAAAGAGAACAGAATTCTATTGACAAGAGATACAAAATTGCTGAGACACCAGGATATGGCAAAACATCAGATATATCGAGTAAAGAGTCTTCTTAAAAATGAGCAGCTACTTGAG GTGATAGAGACTTTCCAGCTAAAGATCAGCGGAGATCAGCTGATGTCAAGATGTACAAAATGCAATGGGAAATTTATTCAGAAACCTCTAAGCATTGAAGAAGCCATTGAAGCAGCCAAGGGTTTCCAAAGAATACCCAACTGcttatttaataaaaacttaGAATTTTGGCAATGCATGAACTGCCATCAGCTATATTGGGAG GGAACTCAGTATCATAACGCAGTCCAGAAGTTCATGGAAGTATGCAAGTTGAGTGAGTga